Proteins from a single region of Prosthecobacter vanneervenii:
- the upp gene encoding uracil phosphoribosyltransferase: MQQPVVVQHPLAQCHLAAIRAVGTSSHDFRRHLNHLARILFIQATSGLPVQPTQVQTPLAQTQGAQLARPLVCVPILRAGLGLLDGILPLVPEAVVAHVGIKRNEETALPHAYYANLPASLPEADVFLLDPMLATGGSACEAARQLKEAGAARITLICVVSCPEGLAAMARTHPDIPVFTAAIDDGLNERSYIVPGLGDAGDRYFGT; the protein is encoded by the coding sequence ATGCAGCAGCCTGTCGTCGTCCAGCATCCTCTGGCCCAGTGTCACCTCGCCGCCATCCGTGCCGTGGGCACATCCTCGCACGACTTTCGGCGGCACCTCAATCACCTGGCGCGCATCCTTTTCATCCAGGCCACGAGCGGCCTGCCGGTGCAGCCCACGCAGGTGCAGACCCCGCTGGCCCAGACGCAGGGCGCGCAGCTCGCACGCCCGCTGGTCTGCGTGCCCATCCTGCGCGCCGGACTGGGCCTGCTGGATGGCATTCTGCCGCTGGTACCCGAGGCTGTGGTGGCCCATGTGGGCATCAAACGCAACGAAGAGACCGCCCTGCCCCACGCCTACTACGCCAACCTGCCCGCCAGCCTACCCGAAGCAGATGTCTTCCTGCTGGACCCCATGCTGGCCACCGGCGGCAGCGCCTGCGAGGCAGCACGCCAGCTCAAGGAGGCCGGGGCCGCGCGCATCACGCTCATCTGCGTGGTCAGCTGCCCGGAGGGCCTGGCCGCCATGGCGCGGACGCATCCAGACATCCCGGTCTTCACCGCCGCCATCGACGACGGCCTCAACGAGCGCAGCTACATCGTCCCCGGTCTCGGTGATGCAGGGGATCGCTACTTCGGCACCTGA